The following are encoded in a window of Candidatus Poribacteria bacterium genomic DNA:
- the mtnK gene encoding S-methyl-5-thioribose kinase, with protein sequence MELNLATLPDYLRQRHAELRMFKPEAELRIEEIGDGNLNTVYRVSDAASPARSLVLKHAPPYIKILGPDYPLSTERLTFESRALDVYNRLASGTVPVQYDFDVDAAAIAMEDLRDARVLRDALIAGTVDTAIAEQIGRFMGIVHSQTYVDNIGDATVQNYRQQFANTTMQAITADYVFTFPLTEHETNFWTPGLEPDVQRLKADTGFLRQAEHLKRIFLTAQQGVTHGDLHTGSVLVQDNAAKVIDAEFAFYGPVGFDLGLYWANYFLSYFSHQDALSVQSALKTAIGQVWDTYRAEFTTIDVGLKAQTLQNIFQDAVGFAGLEVLRRLIGAAHVKDIEGIVDLSRKLSVERAALQFGTTLVKQYQSLRDVTAVIAMLS encoded by the coding sequence ATGGAACTCAACCTTGCCACGCTACCGGACTACCTTCGTCAGCGACATGCAGAGCTCCGTATGTTTAAACCAGAAGCAGAGCTCCGTATAGAAGAGATTGGCGATGGTAATCTCAACACCGTCTATCGCGTCTCAGATGCGGCAAGCCCGGCGCGCTCGCTTGTCTTGAAACATGCACCGCCCTACATTAAGATATTAGGTCCCGATTATCCGCTGTCCACCGAACGTTTGACTTTTGAGTCTCGCGCCCTTGACGTTTACAATCGGTTGGCGAGTGGCACTGTACCTGTGCAGTACGATTTCGATGTAGACGCAGCAGCCATAGCGATGGAGGACCTCCGAGATGCACGTGTGCTACGTGATGCACTGATCGCTGGTACAGTGGACACTGCAATCGCTGAACAGATTGGGCGATTTATGGGGATTGTCCATAGTCAAACCTATGTTGATAACATCGGCGACGCGACTGTCCAGAACTATAGACAGCAATTTGCGAACACCACTATGCAGGCGATAACTGCCGATTATGTGTTCACCTTCCCGCTTACCGAACATGAGACGAACTTTTGGACACCTGGGTTGGAGCCGGATGTGCAACGGTTGAAAGCGGATACGGGTTTTTTGCGTCAAGCGGAGCATCTCAAGCGGATTTTCTTAACGGCACAGCAAGGTGTAACCCATGGTGACCTACATACAGGTAGCGTTCTCGTCCAAGACAATGCAGCTAAAGTTATTGATGCCGAATTTGCCTTTTACGGCCCCGTAGGATTTGACCTCGGATTGTATTGGGCAAATTACTTCTTATCCTATTTTTCACATCAAGATGCCTTGAGTGTACAATCAGCACTCAAAACAGCAATTGGGCAAGTGTGGGACACCTATAGGGCTGAATTTACAACGATTGATGTTGGATTGAAAGCGCAAACGCTACAAAACATTTTCCAAGATGCTGTTGGGTTTGCAGGATTGGAAGTCCTGCGTCGCCTTATCGGTGCCGCACATGTCAAGGATATTGAAGGCATTGTTGATCTCTCTCGAAAACTAAGTGTAGAGAGAGCCGCACTTCAATTCGGAACGACACTTGTCAAACAGTACCAATCTTTACGAGATGTCACAGCGGTCATCGCCATGCTTTCTTAA
- a CDS encoding aspartate-semialdehyde dehydrogenase: protein MRESYHVAVVGATGAVGNTILQLLEERSFPIASLKLLASHRSAGEILSFKNDPIVVEELTHDSFEDVDVVFSSAGASVSREFIPTAVDKGALVIDNTSAFRMDAATPLIIPEVNMAAAHTHNGLIANPNCSTIQMMVALKPIYDTAGIKRIVVSTYQSVSGKSGRAVLELVQQTTEALEGKPITLDKFPHQMAFNVAFDWPFLDSGDNEEEVKMINETRKILEDDRIGVSATTVRVPVFFAHSESINIETHEKLTAAEARECLADAPGVKLMDNPSNQQYPLAVDVAGKDEVYVGRIRDDASIENGLNLWVVSDNLRKGAALNAIQIAENLL from the coding sequence ATGCGTGAGAGTTATCATGTAGCGGTTGTTGGTGCGACGGGTGCTGTTGGCAATACAATATTGCAACTTCTTGAAGAACGATCATTTCCTATCGCTTCCCTGAAACTTCTGGCATCACATCGCTCTGCTGGTGAGATTCTGTCCTTTAAAAATGACCCCATCGTTGTTGAGGAATTAACACACGATTCATTTGAAGATGTGGACGTGGTGTTTTCATCAGCAGGTGCGTCCGTCAGCCGCGAATTCATCCCTACAGCCGTAGATAAAGGCGCGCTCGTCATTGACAATACCAGCGCGTTTCGGATGGACGCAGCCACCCCATTGATCATCCCGGAAGTCAACATGGCGGCTGCCCACACCCACAACGGACTCATTGCAAACCCCAATTGCTCTACTATCCAAATGATGGTAGCACTCAAACCAATTTACGATACTGCTGGCATCAAACGGATAGTCGTTTCTACCTATCAGAGCGTTTCTGGTAAGAGTGGGCGCGCCGTCTTGGAGTTGGTACAACAAACAACTGAAGCCCTTGAAGGCAAACCCATCACTTTGGATAAGTTTCCACACCAGATGGCGTTCAATGTCGCATTTGATTGGCCCTTTTTAGATAGCGGTGACAATGAAGAAGAGGTCAAGATGATCAACGAGACTCGGAAGATATTGGAGGACGATAGGATTGGTGTATCCGCTACAACCGTCCGAGTTCCGGTCTTCTTTGCGCATTCCGAATCAATAAACATTGAGACGCATGAAAAGCTCACAGCGGCCGAAGCCAGAGAGTGCCTCGCTGATGCACCCGGTGTGAAACTTATGGACAATCCGAGCAATCAGCAATATCCGCTTGCTGTTGACGTTGCTGGTAAAGATGAAGTCTACGTAGGTAGAATTCGTGACGATGCCTCGATAGAAAACGGTTTGAACCTCTGGGTCGTCTCAGATAATCTCCGTAAAGGTGCTGCCTTGAACGCTATCCAGATCGCCGAAAATCTGCTATAA
- a CDS encoding HU family DNA-binding protein produces MAKLTKNDVVSSIVEQTSLSKKDANAAVDAFAATICEALSNGDSVGLIGFGTFETKNRPARTGRNPQTGAPLRIPAKTVPAFKAGKKLRDAAA; encoded by the coding sequence ATGGCAAAATTAACGAAGAACGATGTCGTCAGCAGTATCGTTGAACAAACAAGCCTCAGCAAGAAAGATGCGAACGCCGCTGTTGATGCTTTTGCTGCGACTATTTGCGAAGCTTTGAGCAATGGCGATTCCGTCGGCCTGATTGGGTTCGGAACATTTGAAACCAAAAATCGACCCGCCCGCACAGGTCGGAACCCACAGACCGGCGCACCGCTGAGAATCCCGGCGAAAACGGTCCCTGCTTTCAAAGCTGGTAAGAAACTTCGCGACGCCGCCGCCTAA
- a CDS encoding GHMP kinase: MLIRTRAPVRIDFAGGWSDVALFTEHSKGLVVNGAINRYAYATLRCERQTVQDDSVELQRILDKSIRIYSADFDTFIEADDVRQLEYDGNIDLVKAAVRRMSIQIGGFDLITQSTAPPGSGLGTSASMGVALVGVLGALKEATYLPYEYAELASTIERHELGILGGKQDHYASALGGIHFMEFQDEEVKTSPLRFPSPIRYELEKNLVLCYTGQSRLSGNIHQNVTEAYKSEEPSVRNALEAIKTTAEATKTALMRGRLTEFGELLTENWNNQKKLHPSVTNEQIEHLFKIAMTNGATGGKACGAGGGGCLLFYCEPTREHRVRQKLEDAGARIIDVNFDFDGLQMWKVSND; this comes from the coding sequence ATGTTAATCCGAACGAGAGCCCCTGTCCGCATTGATTTTGCTGGCGGATGGAGCGACGTTGCCCTCTTCACTGAACACTCAAAGGGGCTCGTCGTTAACGGAGCCATTAATCGATACGCCTATGCAACCCTCCGGTGTGAGCGGCAGACAGTACAAGACGACTCTGTTGAACTGCAACGGATTTTGGATAAAAGCATTCGTATCTACTCCGCGGATTTTGACACTTTTATCGAAGCAGATGATGTCCGTCAACTTGAATACGACGGAAACATTGACTTGGTGAAGGCAGCTGTGCGACGAATGTCCATACAGATTGGCGGGTTTGATCTCATCACGCAGTCCACTGCCCCGCCAGGTAGTGGATTAGGCACCTCCGCATCAATGGGTGTAGCACTCGTTGGTGTGCTTGGCGCGCTTAAGGAAGCCACCTATCTCCCATACGAATATGCTGAACTCGCGAGTACTATCGAACGTCATGAACTCGGAATACTCGGCGGAAAACAGGACCATTACGCAAGTGCGCTCGGTGGCATCCATTTTATGGAATTTCAAGATGAAGAGGTAAAGACCTCGCCGTTGAGATTCCCATCCCCTATCCGCTACGAACTTGAAAAAAACCTTGTGCTTTGCTACACCGGGCAATCTCGACTTTCTGGTAATATCCATCAGAACGTGACCGAGGCATATAAAAGTGAAGAACCGAGTGTACGCAACGCACTGGAAGCCATCAAAACCACTGCCGAGGCAACAAAAACGGCACTCATGCGAGGTCGTTTGACGGAATTCGGCGAACTTCTCACCGAAAATTGGAATAACCAGAAAAAGTTGCACCCCTCTGTCACAAATGAACAGATTGAGCATCTCTTTAAAATTGCGATGACGAACGGCGCAACTGGTGGGAAAGCATGCGGGGCTGGCGGCGGCGGATGCCTCCTGTTTTATTGTGAACCTACACGCGAACACCGCGTCCGTCAAAAACTTGAAGACGCAGGGGCGCGAATCATTGATGTCAACTTCGATTTCGACGGACTTCAAATGTGGAAAGTCTCAAACGATTAA
- a CDS encoding MoxR family ATPase gives MENNTQTAQTATDMEAAETLKTARDNILAELKKRIIGQNEVIEQLLMALFSQGHCLLVGVPGLAKTLLISTFAQILELPFNRIQFTPDLMPSDIIGTDIIEEGDAGKRAFRFIKGPVFANIVLADEINRTPPKTQAALLQAMQEYKVTAGGRTYALERPFFVLATQNPIEQEGTYPLPEAQLDRFMFHITIDYPDKDAEKEIVMTTTAAYEPEIKAIITGEEVLRIQQVVRKVPIAEAIVDYAVELNRQTRPTADALDFIQDWVQWGAGPRASQYLVLGAKARAILHGRYHVSYEDIKAVAVPVLRHRILTNFNAEADGITSLDIINRLLEKVEPPAVQ, from the coding sequence ATGGAAAATAATACACAAACTGCGCAAACCGCAACTGATATGGAAGCCGCCGAAACACTAAAAACGGCAAGGGATAACATTTTAGCAGAACTCAAAAAACGAATCATCGGTCAGAACGAAGTCATTGAGCAGCTCCTCATGGCACTCTTTTCGCAAGGACATTGCTTACTGGTAGGCGTGCCAGGGTTAGCGAAGACGCTGCTAATTAGCACGTTCGCGCAGATTCTCGAACTCCCTTTCAACCGTATCCAATTTACGCCAGATCTGATGCCCTCCGATATCATCGGCACCGATATTATTGAGGAAGGCGATGCTGGAAAACGTGCTTTCCGTTTTATTAAGGGACCCGTATTTGCGAACATTGTCCTCGCCGATGAGATCAACCGAACACCTCCTAAAACACAAGCCGCGCTTCTACAAGCCATGCAGGAATACAAGGTCACCGCAGGCGGTAGAACATACGCATTGGAACGTCCGTTTTTCGTCTTAGCGACACAGAACCCAATCGAACAGGAAGGTACTTACCCGTTACCGGAAGCACAACTCGACCGGTTTATGTTCCATATCACAATTGATTATCCTGATAAAGATGCCGAGAAAGAGATCGTGATGACGACAACTGCGGCGTATGAGCCGGAGATAAAAGCTATTATCACAGGCGAAGAGGTACTACGAATACAGCAGGTCGTCCGGAAAGTTCCTATTGCGGAAGCGATTGTAGACTATGCCGTAGAATTGAACCGACAGACACGTCCTACAGCAGACGCACTTGATTTTATTCAAGATTGGGTGCAGTGGGGTGCTGGGCCGAGAGCATCACAATATCTTGTTCTCGGTGCAAAGGCGCGTGCAATTCTCCACGGACGTTATCATGTCTCATACGAGGATATCAAAGCGGTCGCTGTACCGGTGCTACGCCACCGAATTTTGACCAATTTCAACGCAGAAGCCGACGGTATCACGAGCCTGGATATTATCAATAGACTGTTGGAAAAGGTTGAACCACCAGCGGTACAATAA
- a CDS encoding UDP-glucose/GDP-mannose dehydrogenase family protein, translating to MKIAIIGTGYVGLTTAVVLSYLNHDVAAVDKDQNKLTLLHEGKSPIHEPGIQNLLEGVWHTIRFTPNVAEVVPESELILIAVGTPPKKNGEADTRHVEQAAREVAEVCLPNKHYTLVVKSTVPIGTNQRVVEVVEDVFSERGIRGNISVASNPEFLQEGLALQGAFYPDRIVVGANSDEAVDTLRRLYQPILEQTFDPPSEFPRPSTYHLPPMMTTDPNSAEMIKYAANSFLALKISFINEIAGLCEEVDADVTEVARGIGLDARIGHQFLRAGLGWGGSCYPKDTAALLGVAAQSGYTMPITEAARTVNFRQRDRIVEKLQGTLGTLKGKTIGILGLAFKPNTDDVREAPALDIIRELLAEGAIVRAHDPIAIANARRALGENDETDNNRLLFIEDIYDLSYDTDALVLVTEWEPYHKLELRRLAKQMKTAILIDGRNVYSPEEARSAGFHYIGIGRT from the coding sequence ATGAAGATTGCAATCATAGGAACAGGATACGTCGGTTTAACCACAGCAGTAGTACTCTCTTATCTCAATCATGATGTCGCTGCAGTGGACAAAGATCAAAACAAATTAACGCTGTTGCACGAAGGGAAAAGCCCAATTCATGAACCCGGCATCCAGAACCTTCTTGAGGGAGTATGGCATACAATCCGTTTTACGCCGAACGTCGCTGAAGTCGTTCCAGAGTCAGAGCTGATTCTGATTGCTGTCGGGACACCACCGAAGAAAAACGGTGAGGCGGATACGCGGCATGTTGAACAAGCCGCGAGAGAAGTCGCGGAAGTCTGCCTCCCCAATAAACACTACACACTTGTCGTCAAATCTACGGTTCCGATCGGCACTAACCAGCGCGTCGTTGAAGTTGTGGAGGACGTGTTTTCTGAACGCGGGATCCGAGGAAATATCTCTGTCGCCTCAAATCCAGAATTCCTACAAGAGGGGTTAGCGTTGCAAGGCGCATTCTATCCAGATCGGATTGTCGTCGGGGCAAATAGTGACGAAGCAGTCGATACGTTGCGTCGTCTCTATCAACCCATCCTTGAACAGACCTTTGACCCGCCAAGCGAGTTTCCACGTCCATCCACTTACCATCTACCACCGATGATGACAACGGATCCGAACAGTGCTGAGATGATTAAATACGCCGCCAACTCCTTTCTCGCGCTTAAAATTAGCTTTATCAATGAAATTGCTGGGCTTTGTGAGGAAGTTGATGCAGACGTGACAGAAGTCGCACGCGGGATCGGGCTTGACGCACGTATCGGACATCAATTTCTCCGTGCGGGTCTCGGTTGGGGCGGCAGCTGCTATCCAAAAGATACTGCCGCACTGTTAGGTGTCGCAGCGCAATCCGGATACACGATGCCAATCACGGAAGCTGCGCGTACCGTTAACTTCCGTCAACGCGACCGTATCGTTGAAAAGTTACAAGGTACACTCGGAACGCTCAAAGGCAAAACCATCGGTATCTTGGGGCTTGCGTTCAAGCCAAACACGGATGACGTTCGCGAAGCACCTGCACTCGACATTATCAGAGAGCTGCTTGCTGAGGGCGCAATTGTTCGCGCACACGATCCAATCGCTATCGCAAATGCTCGCCGTGCTTTAGGTGAAAACGACGAAACAGACAACAATAGACTACTCTTCATTGAAGATATATACGACCTTTCGTACGACACGGACGCACTGGTGCTTGTTACTGAATGGGAACCCTATCACAAACTCGAACTCCGCAGACTCGCCAAGCAGATGAAGACCGCTATTCTTATCGACGGTCGTAACGTGTATTCGCCAGAAGAGGCGAGATCTGCAGGTTTTCACTATATCGGGATCGGCAGAACATAA
- a CDS encoding DUF309 domain-containing protein gives MSPELWRQNEDYLYGVDLYNFAYWWEAHEAWEGLWHQAEDTYRLFLQGLIQVSASLIKYHMRMLRPLRTLSTAGRDKLRQVVAECDDASNYMGLNLPAFLDTADAFFTPFFADTVSEITYRQESVKPLILLKD, from the coding sequence TTGTCGCCAGAACTTTGGAGACAAAACGAAGATTATCTCTACGGTGTGGATCTCTACAATTTTGCTTATTGGTGGGAGGCACATGAAGCGTGGGAAGGGTTGTGGCATCAAGCAGAAGATACATATCGCCTGTTTCTTCAAGGGTTAATTCAAGTATCGGCATCCCTAATCAAATACCACATGCGGATGTTGCGCCCCTTGCGTACGCTTTCTACCGCGGGACGTGATAAATTACGGCAAGTTGTCGCTGAATGTGACGATGCATCGAATTATATGGGACTTAATCTACCGGCATTTTTAGACACCGCCGATGCGTTTTTCACACCTTTCTTCGCCGATACCGTTTCAGAGATTACCTATCGTCAGGAGTCGGTTAAACCGCTGATATTGCTGAAAGATTGA
- the dgoD gene encoding galactonate dehydratase, giving the protein MKITGFETIPIQGRAMVLKMFTDEGIIGYGEPMNYEHWRVVAQAVDDMAEYLVGKDPLQIEDHWQAMYRSSYSRSMPVLVGALSGIEMAMWDVFGKVVGLPVWKLLGGSVRRRIRVYTGIGGTTPDECAERAKKAVAAGFRAVKMGASPQPVRFVDTPKAIDTMVARVAAVRTAVGDEVDIAVDLHRRLSPTMAIILVKELEPFRLLFAEEPCHPENNEPLLTLSKSTTVPIATGERHLTRWGFREIIEREMCAILQPDIRHCGGILELKKISAMAEIHNIAIAPHNAAGPIGVAASVHVMATVPNLLICEGGHRRGEGLFSTPLVFKDGFIELPTAPGLGVDMDDAAIEAVRDETFRLRGMFWHSDDGAFADF; this is encoded by the coding sequence ATGAAAATTACGGGATTTGAGACGATACCGATTCAAGGGCGCGCAATGGTTCTGAAAATGTTCACCGATGAAGGGATCATCGGTTACGGCGAACCGATGAACTACGAGCATTGGCGCGTCGTCGCGCAAGCCGTGGACGACATGGCGGAATATCTTGTCGGTAAAGATCCACTACAGATAGAAGACCACTGGCAGGCGATGTATCGGTCAAGTTACAGTCGGAGCATGCCGGTACTGGTCGGTGCCTTAAGCGGTATTGAGATGGCGATGTGGGACGTATTCGGCAAGGTCGTCGGTCTACCCGTCTGGAAGTTGCTGGGAGGTTCGGTGCGGAGGCGGATCCGCGTCTATACGGGTATAGGTGGTACAACACCTGATGAATGTGCAGAGCGGGCGAAAAAAGCAGTGGCAGCGGGATTCCGTGCGGTGAAAATGGGAGCCTCACCGCAGCCTGTCCGATTTGTGGATACACCGAAGGCGATTGACACGATGGTGGCGCGCGTCGCAGCAGTGCGCACAGCAGTCGGTGATGAAGTTGATATTGCCGTTGATTTGCACCGGCGATTAAGCCCGACAATGGCGATAATTCTTGTTAAAGAATTAGAACCGTTTCGACTCCTATTTGCTGAAGAGCCGTGCCATCCAGAAAACAACGAACCCCTGCTGACTTTATCTAAATCAACGACGGTACCGATCGCGACGGGTGAACGTCATTTGACGCGATGGGGTTTCCGAGAGATAATTGAACGTGAGATGTGCGCGATTTTACAACCCGACATCCGCCACTGTGGTGGGATACTGGAGCTGAAAAAGATCTCGGCGATGGCGGAAATCCACAACATAGCGATCGCGCCACATAACGCTGCGGGTCCTATCGGGGTCGCAGCATCTGTTCACGTGATGGCAACCGTGCCGAATTTACTGATATGTGAAGGTGGACACCGACGTGGAGAAGGGCTATTTTCAACACCTCTGGTATTCAAAGACGGGTTCATCGAATTACCAACAGCCCCTGGACTCGGTGTGGATATGGACGACGCTGCTATTGAAGCCGTGCGCGATGAAACTTTTCGGTTGCGTGGGATGTTCTGGCATTCAGATGATGGAGCGTTCGCTGATTTCTAA
- a CDS encoding sialidase family protein, producing the protein MLSTENMGGVVVTPIQLSDMQAGDYILHARDGVLNKVPVEKIRMPLDPQAHYQGLNLVLTPDGIIYAVQQTIFSKSTDGGKTWEHLNRDPSAFGFSGWLLQANRHGQLINVSQQGEKQPTSVWLSDDEGETWEQTSEIDVSPFQKTVAGASLTRLSDGTLLLPIKRRDDPFYEGTNPTYVFVSEDDGHTFSNRFFLSDYGNEVNIAELFPGRLLAVIRYQPGPTDQPHTNKTVFLADSVDNGETWTDLRQLTSVHGQCHGAAVGLSNNRVVVAYDHRYPRELGSGRAMVSDDNGKTWSDEVYYLCHGHVAGFPRHISLDDEEILTFIGSCYGDVSKWENATGNSHFCIIRWRPV; encoded by the coding sequence ATGCTATCAACCGAAAATATGGGTGGTGTTGTCGTCACTCCGATCCAATTGAGCGATATGCAAGCGGGTGATTATATCTTACATGCTCGTGATGGCGTGCTGAACAAGGTTCCAGTGGAGAAAATCCGCATGCCTTTGGACCCACAAGCGCATTATCAAGGGTTGAACCTCGTTTTGACCCCTGATGGGATTATCTATGCGGTACAGCAGACTATCTTTTCCAAGTCCACCGATGGTGGTAAGACTTGGGAACACCTCAATAGAGATCCTTCCGCGTTCGGGTTTAGTGGATGGTTGTTGCAAGCCAATCGGCACGGGCAACTTATTAATGTAAGCCAACAGGGTGAAAAACAGCCGACCAGTGTTTGGCTATCTGATGATGAAGGTGAGACTTGGGAACAGACGAGTGAAATAGATGTCTCACCATTTCAGAAAACCGTCGCCGGTGCAAGCCTGACCCGACTCAGCGATGGCACACTTCTCCTTCCAATCAAAAGACGGGATGATCCATTTTACGAAGGCACAAATCCGACCTATGTTTTCGTTTCAGAGGATGATGGACACACCTTCTCAAATCGCTTCTTCTTGTCGGATTACGGCAATGAAGTCAACATAGCAGAACTTTTCCCTGGACGGCTGCTTGCGGTTATCCGTTACCAACCGGGGCCGACAGATCAACCCCATACCAACAAAACCGTTTTCCTTGCCGACTCAGTAGACAACGGTGAAACATGGACGGATCTACGCCAATTGACGAGCGTACATGGACAATGCCACGGTGCTGCTGTTGGGCTTTCTAACAACCGTGTTGTTGTGGCTTATGATCACCGTTATCCACGAGAACTCGGCAGTGGCCGTGCAATGGTCAGCGACGACAATGGCAAAACTTGGTCGGATGAAGTCTACTATCTCTGTCACGGACATGTCGCTGGCTTTCCACGACACATCAGTTTAGATGACGAAGAGATACTAACTTTTATCGGTTCCTGCTACGGTGATGTCAGTAAATGGGAAAACGCTACAGGAAACTCACACTTCTGCATCATCCGGTGGCGACCAGTTTAG